A genome region from Arachis duranensis cultivar V14167 chromosome 8, aradu.V14167.gnm2.J7QH, whole genome shotgun sequence includes the following:
- the LOC107462274 gene encoding uncharacterized protein LOC107462274 → MDKSWIAKPRNSDEYIVGLENFLDFAFQHGAIENSKIICPCPSCGFRKWHARKDVRDHLLYKPFPKNYVVWNFHGEKEVTEFSTSAHVMRETLATEHPLDNMVNDAFGIHMDQESGEDSGTEDFVNDEPRENRKDFDEFLKEGNQKLHEGSDFTKLEFIVKLYHIKVLCGLSDKAITMILELVRDAFSCVNLPTTFDQAKKLIRKLSLDYVKIDAFPNDCMLFEDEDPNNIQQTCSHCGASRWNSKKKKKKKQAAKVLRYFPLKPRLQRLFMCRKTAEHMLWHATAKGENDKMVHPRDGTGDHTFEKRLHLGGPLVKENIARVLSMDKDVQCCSVGQNFCVSDLLLLGRAIVEEARSLLHWLDSQAGFGKMGVCGLSMVSSALPSDLRQFHLRFLPAVPSASVLSAT, encoded by the exons ATGGATAAATCTTGGATTGCTAAGCCACGAAACTCAGATGAATACATAGTCGGTCTAGAAAACTTCTTGGATTTTGCATTTCAACATGGAGCAATTGAGAATAGTAAGATAATATGTCCATGTCCAAGTTGTGGGTTTCGCAAATGGCATGCTCGAAAAGATGTTAGAGATCATTTACTTTACAAACCATTCCCTAAGAATTATGTTGTATGGAACTTTCATGGCGAGAAAGAAGTAACCGAATTCTCAACAAGTGCACATGTCATGCGCGAGACATTGGCAACTGAACATCCCCTAGATAACATGGTAAATGATGCTTTCGGGATACATATGGATCAGGAGAGCGGTGAGGATTCAGGCACGGAAGATTTTGTAAACGATGAGCCAAGAGAAAATCGTAAAGACTTTGATGAGTTTCTCAAGGAAGGCAATCAAAAGCTACATGAAGGAAGCGACTTCACAAAGCTAGAATTCATAGTCAAATTGTATCATATTAAAGTCTTGTGTGGACTAAGTGACAAGGCCATTACCATGATACTTGAGTTGGTGAGGGATGCTTTTAGTTGTGTGAATTTGCCTACGACTTTTGATCAGGCAAAAAAACTAATTCGAAAACTAAGTCTTGACTATGTTAAGATAGATGCTTTCCCCAATGATTGTATGTTGTTCGAGGATGAAGACCCAAACAACATCCAGCAAACATGTAGTCATTGTGGTGCTTCTAGGTGGAAttctaagaagaagaagaagaaaaagcaagctgCCAAGGTTTTGAGATACTTTCCGTTGAAACCAAGGTTACAAAGATTGTTCATGTGTCGTAAAACTGCAGAGCATATGTTATGGCATGCAACAGCGAAGGGAGAAAATGACAAAATGGTGCATCCAAGAGATG GAACTGGGGACCATAcatttgaaaaaagattgcaTCTTGGTGGCCCATTGGTGAAAGAAAATATTGCAAGAG TCCTTTCTATGGACAAAGACGTCCAATGCTGCAGCGTGGGGCAGAATTTTTGTGTTAGTGACTTGCTTTTATTAGGAAGAGCAATCGTTGAAGAGGCACGCAGTCTCTTACACTGGTTGGACTCTCAGGCTGGTTTTGGCAAGATGGGTGTTTGTGGACTTAGTATGG TTTCGTCTGCACTTCCTTCAGACTTGcggcagttccatctgcgcTTTCTTCCGGCGGTTCCGTCTGCATCCGTTTTATCA